One Pseudomonas tolaasii NCPPB 2192 genomic window carries:
- a CDS encoding MFS transporter, with amino-acid sequence MKSAVAPFTQEVPPTALNEVVAQLNDEYIEKGTPMFMRTVLALFSGGFATFALLYCVQPMMPALSHEFSINAAQSSLILSVATAMLALGLLITGPISDRLGRKPVMVAALFCAALATIASGLMPTWEGILLMRALVGLSLSGLAAVAMTYLSEEIHPQHIGLAMGLYIGGNAIGGMSGRLIIGVLIDFVSWHTAMLIIGALALIAATVFWKVLPESRNFRTSSLKPRNLLNGFVMHFKDAGLPWLFLEGFLLMGAFVTMFNYIGYRLLAQPYGMSQAVVGLLSLVYLTGIYSSAKIGSLADRLGRRRVLWGTIVLMLAGMALTLFTPLWLVVPGMLIFTFGFFGAHSVASSWIGRRAVKAKGQASSLYLFCYYVGSSIAGTAGGFFWHFAGWNGIGGFIIALLIGALLVALKLAKLAPLGEVKA; translated from the coding sequence GTGAAATCTGCTGTCGCGCCATTCACTCAAGAAGTCCCGCCCACCGCTTTGAATGAGGTGGTGGCCCAGCTCAATGACGAGTACATCGAAAAAGGCACGCCGATGTTCATGCGCACGGTGCTGGCGCTGTTCTCTGGCGGTTTTGCCACGTTTGCCCTGCTGTATTGCGTGCAGCCGATGATGCCGGCGCTCTCTCATGAATTCTCGATCAATGCGGCGCAGAGCAGTCTGATCCTGTCGGTTGCCACCGCCATGCTGGCGCTGGGTTTGCTGATTACCGGGCCGATTTCCGACCGGCTGGGGCGCAAACCGGTGATGGTCGCCGCGCTGTTCTGCGCAGCGCTGGCCACCATCGCCAGCGGCTTGATGCCGACCTGGGAAGGCATTTTGCTGATGCGTGCACTGGTGGGCCTGTCGTTGAGCGGGCTGGCCGCGGTGGCGATGACTTACTTGAGCGAAGAAATCCACCCGCAGCATATCGGCCTGGCCATGGGGCTCTATATCGGCGGCAACGCGATTGGCGGCATGAGCGGGCGCCTGATCATCGGCGTGCTGATCGACTTCGTCAGCTGGCACACCGCGATGCTGATCATCGGCGCCCTGGCGCTGATCGCGGCGACAGTGTTCTGGAAAGTCCTCCCCGAATCGCGCAACTTCCGCACCAGCAGCCTCAAACCGCGCAACCTGCTGAACGGGTTTGTCATGCACTTCAAGGATGCGGGCCTGCCCTGGTTGTTCCTTGAAGGTTTCCTGCTGATGGGCGCCTTTGTCACGATGTTCAACTACATCGGTTATCGCCTGCTGGCGCAACCCTACGGGATGAGCCAGGCCGTGGTCGGCCTGCTCTCGCTGGTGTACCTGACCGGCATCTACAGTTCGGCGAAGATCGGCTCCCTGGCCGACCGCCTCGGCCGCCGTCGCGTGTTGTGGGGCACCATTGTGCTGATGCTTGCCGGTATGGCGCTGACCCTGTTCACGCCGCTGTGGCTGGTGGTGCCGGGCATGCTGATCTTCACCTTCGGTTTCTTCGGCGCCCATTCGGTGGCCAGCAGCTGGATCGGCCGGCGCGCGGTGAAGGCCAAGGGCCAAGCGTCGTCGCTGTATCTGTTCTGCTATTACGTGGGATCGAGCATTGCAGGCACGGCGGGCGGGTTCTTCTGGCACTTTGCCGGGTGGAACGGGATTGGCGGGTTCATTATCGCGCTGCTGATCGGCGCGTTACTGGTGGCGTTGAAGCTGGCGAAGCTGGCGCCGCTGGGAGAAGTGAAGGCCTGA
- a CDS encoding LysR family transcriptional regulator yields the protein MELRHLRYFIAVAEELHFGRAAQVLGISQPPLSQQIQALEQEVGARLFERTNRRVELSEAGRLFLHEARLVLAQVDKASDVARRAQLGELGELKIGFTSSAPFNASIPQAIFAFRQAYPAVHLNLQEMSSTEVAESLVDESIQVGLMRPLPLPDSLSVIELMREPLVAVLNAGHPLVEGSERGLHLEQLSEEPFVFFPRSYGSGLYAQLINLARDAGFSPRFAQEAGEAMTIIGLVAAGLGVSVLPASYQRIRIDGVVYRTLLDQEAVTAVWLVQRKGAQMPMAEAFVELLTRIHVGAGLPAIASPRFT from the coding sequence ATGGAATTACGTCATTTGCGGTACTTCATCGCGGTCGCCGAAGAACTGCACTTCGGCCGCGCCGCGCAGGTGCTGGGCATTTCCCAGCCGCCCCTGAGCCAGCAGATTCAGGCCCTGGAGCAGGAGGTGGGCGCGCGGTTATTCGAGCGGACCAATCGTCGGGTCGAGTTGAGCGAGGCGGGGCGGCTGTTCCTGCACGAGGCGCGGTTGGTGCTGGCCCAGGTCGACAAGGCCTCCGATGTGGCACGCCGTGCGCAATTGGGTGAGTTGGGGGAACTGAAGATTGGCTTCACGTCGTCAGCGCCGTTCAATGCGAGCATTCCCCAGGCGATTTTTGCCTTTCGCCAGGCCTACCCGGCGGTGCACCTGAATTTGCAGGAAATGAGCAGCACCGAAGTCGCAGAGTCGCTGGTGGATGAGTCGATCCAGGTCGGCTTGATGCGTCCGCTGCCGTTGCCGGATTCGTTGAGTGTCATCGAGCTGATGCGCGAACCGTTGGTGGCCGTATTGAACGCGGGTCACCCGCTGGTCGAAGGCAGCGAGCGTGGCTTGCACCTGGAGCAGTTATCGGAGGAGCCGTTTGTATTCTTTCCGCGCAGCTATGGCAGCGGCCTCTACGCGCAATTGATCAACCTGGCCCGCGACGCCGGCTTCAGCCCGCGCTTCGCCCAGGAAGCCGGGGAAGCGATGACCATCATCGGCTTGGTGGCGGCGGGGCTCGGCGTGTCGGTGCTGCCGGCGTCGTACCAGCGCATTCGTATTGATGGCGTGGTGTACCGCACCTTGCTCGATCAAGAGGCGGTGACGGCGGTGTGGCTGGTGCAACGCAAGGGCGCGCAAATGCCGATGGCAGAGGCGTTTGTGGAGTTATTGACGCGAATCCATGTGGGAGCTGGCTTGCCTGCGATCGCATCACCTCGGTTCACCTGA